The following are encoded together in the Scomber japonicus isolate fScoJap1 chromosome 20, fScoJap1.pri, whole genome shotgun sequence genome:
- the g6pc3 gene encoding glucose-6-phosphatase 3, with translation MEAVHTDGIWMAESLQQMTSSYEKFWLVVTHIGDPKAAFLLVFPFTYFISRPAGVTVVWAAAISEWFNLVFKWMLFGERPFWWIGESGLFVNKQPNVRQFSSTCETGPGSPSGHAMVTAAVWWVVVSSLGSYLYSRTRSMLLSAAPFLLYVVMLVAVGISRIFILAHFPHQVIAGSITGFILGVILSRTAPVGRPLLFFFSFSIGLLLSALMLHAGLQQLGIDLSWSIHLAKKWCSRGEWIRLDQAPFSSLTRDCGALLGLGLAQYWKPGGWSLPWAPRALSLAISSMGLYHVNRLPLPVRPQGLFYGLVFVKFVIVPQIVIVLVPGLVHLFTNKKKKD, from the exons ATGGAGGCTGTTCACACCGATGGCATTTGGATGGCAGAGAGTCTCCAGCAGATGACGAGCAGTTACGAGAAATTCTGGCTAGTTGTGACTCACATTGGAGACCCTAAAGCTGCTTTCCTGCTGGTGTTTCCCTTCACTTATTTCATCAGCAGACCAGCTGGAGTGACTGTTGTTTGGGCGGCAGCCATATCAGAGTGGTTTAACCTCGTGTTTAAATG GATGCTGTTTGGAGAAAGGCCGTTCTGGTGGATCGGCGAATCAGGTCTCTTTGTCAACAAGCAACCCAACGTCCGCCAGTTTTCCTCCACCTGTGAAACCGGGCCAG GCAGTCCGTCGGGACATGCGATGGTGACTGCGGCAGTCTGGTGGGTTGTGGTATCCTCCCTGGGGTCATATCTGTACTCCCGCACTCGAAG TATGCTGTTATCTGCAGCTCCTTTCCTGCTGTATGTGGTGATGCTGGTGGCAGTGGGAATCTCCAGGATCTTCATCCTCGCCCACTTCCCTCATCAGGTCATTGCTGGCTCCATTACAG GGTTCATTTTGGGGGTTATTCTGAGCCGCACAGCACCTGTAGGTCGCCCCCTGCTGTTCTTCTTCAGCTTCAGCATCGGTCTGCTGCTCAGTGCTCTGATGCTGCACGCTGGACTGCAGCAGCTGGGAATCGACCTCTCCTG GTCTATTCATTTGGCTAAGAAATGGTGCAGCCGTGGAGAGTGGATTCGGTTGGATCAGGCgcctttctcctctctgactcGAGACTGTGGAGCCCTTCTGGGTTTGGGACTGGCCCAGTACTGGAAGCCTGGCGGATGGTCTCTGCCCTGGGCGCCACGGGCTTTGTCTCTGGCCATTTCATCCATGGGACTGTACCACGTGAATCGTCTGCCACTGCCGGTACGACCACAAGGACTCTTCTATGGCCTGGTCTTTGTCAAATTTGTCATAGTGCCTCAGATTGTAATTGTGCTCGTGCCTGGACTGGTTCACCTgttcacaaacaaaaagaagaaggacTAG